From the genome of Perca fluviatilis chromosome 1, GENO_Pfluv_1.0, whole genome shotgun sequence, one region includes:
- the cdc6 gene encoding cell division control protein 6 homolog, with amino-acid sequence MPSTRSHSGVQPTLAFPRRKSCRVSARSKAPAPRLEEKPLSPTEPGPQPLDPALTRIGPLSPRRLAEQPALLSPRRALARPSPLSPRRPSAQPASPGLQTRLPLSPRKRTGDDNDCNLLGSPPKQSKPAAAAPSPRKLGFDENSPLSVRRRLVPPSSPRQPLSPSAAPSPRRQARQNSEGKSPADKSRFLSVKRALHTAVPERLLSRDTERAAIRSFLEEKALQRLPGSLYISGAPGTGKTACLNCVLQDMKAALAPVQTVVVNCMSLRSSHAIFPLLADKLRAPGGQSGLQRFLTAPGPAVLLVLDEMDQLDSKAQDVLYTIFEWPYLPESRLCLVGIANALDLTDRILPRLQARPHCRPLLLHFPPYSRQELSAIVQDRLSQASAEGLLDASAVQFCARKVSAVSGDARKALDICRRAVEVVESDDRKKASDPNAESKASRVGLPQVARVLSEVYGDRMASQCGAGSDGESFPLQQKLLVCCLLLLTRNGKSREIVLGKLHEVYSRLCAQRQVSAVGQGECLSLCGLLESRGIFSLKKAKEARLTKVFLKIEEKDVENALKDRTLLGSILAAGLPS; translated from the exons ATGCCGAGCACACGCTCTCATAGTGGCGTCCAGCCCACGCTGGCGTTCCCTCGCCGTAAATCCTGCCGAGTGTCGGCTCGCTCCAAGGCGCCGGCGCCGCGGCTGGAGGAAAAGCCTCTGTCTCCGACCGAGCCCGGACCCCAGCCTCTCGACCCGGCCCTGACCCGGATCGGACCGCTGTCTCCGAGGCGTCTCGCCGAGCAGCCCGCCCTGCTCTCCCCGAGAAGAGCGCTCGCCCGCCCGTCTCCCCTCTCGCCCAGACGCCCCTCAGCCCAGCCGGCGTCCCCCGGCCTCCAGACGCGACTTCCCCTCAGCCCCCGCAAACGCACCG GTGACGACAACGACTGTAACCTGCTGGGCTCTCCGCCCAAACAGAGCAAGCCGGCCGCCGCGGCGCCGTCTCCCAGGAAGCTCGGCTTCGACGAGAACTCGCCGCTCTCGGTCCGGCGACGGCTGGTCCCGCCCTCGTCGCCCAGGCAACCGCTCTCTCCCTCCGCCGCGCCGTCCCCGAGACGCCAGGCACGCCAAAACTCAGAGGGGAAGTCGCCCGCTGACA AGTCGAGGTTTCTGAGCGTGAAGCGGGCGCTGCACACGGCCGTCCCCGAGCGGCTGCTGTCCCGGGACACGGAGCGGGCCGCCATCCGCTCCTTCCTGGAGGAGAAGGCCCTGCAGCGGCTGCCCGGCAGCCTGTACATCTCCGGGGCTCCGGGCACCGGCAAGACGGCCTGCCTCAACTGTGTGCTGCAGGACATGAAG GCGGCGCTGGCGCCGGTCCAGACCGTGGTGGTGAACTGCATGAGTCTGCGGAGCTCCCACGCCATCTTCCCGCTGCTGGCCGACAAACTGCGAGCGCCCGGCGGACAGAGCGGGCTGCAGAGGTTCCTCACGGCCCCGGGGCCCGCTGT GCTGCTGGTTCTGGACGAGATGGACCAGCTGGACAGTAAAGCTCAGGACGTCCTGTACACCATCTTCGAGTGGCCGTACCTGCCAGAGTCTCGCCTCTGCCTCGTCG ggATCGCCAACGCTCTGGATCTGACGGACCGCATCCTGCCGCGGCTGCAGGCGCGCCCCCACTGCCGCCCGCTGCTGCTCCACTTCCCCCCGTACAGCCGCCAGGAGCTCAGCGCCATCGTGCAGGACCGACTCTCCCAG GCGTCGGCCGAGGGCCTCCTGGACGCCTCGGCGGTGCAGTTCTGTGCCAGGAAAGTGTCGGCGGTGTCGGGAGACGCCAGGAAGGCCCTGGACATCTGCAG gaGAGCCGTCGAGGTCGTGGAGTCCGACGACAGGAAGAAGGCGTCGGACCCAAACGCCGAATCTAAAG CGTCGCGGGTCGGCCTCCCCCAGGTGGCGCGGGTCCTGTCGGAGGTCTACGGCGACCGCATGGCGTCCCAGTGCGGCGCCGGCTCGGACGGAGAGAGCTTCCCCCTGCAGCAGAAGCTGCTGGtctgctgcctgctgctgctcacACGCAACGGGAAGAGCAGAGAGATCGTCCTCGGAAAG ctCCACGAGGTGTACAGCCGCCTGTGCGCCCAGCGACAGGTGTCTGCCGTCGGTCAGGGCGAGTGCCTGTCTCTCTGCGGTCTGCTGGAGAGCCGAGGGATCTTCTCTCTGAAGAAGGCCAAGGAGGCTCGCCTCACCAAG gtGTTTCTGAAGATCGAGGAGAAAGATGTCGAGAACGCTCTGAAGGACCGAACGCTGCTGGGGAGCATCCTCGCTGCAGGACTCCCCTCCTGA